A portion of the Chromobacterium sp. IIBBL 290-4 genome contains these proteins:
- a CDS encoding RluA family pseudouridine synthase: MTDIRKDSVTFLEVTAEDAGQRLDNYLQRLLKGVPKSHIYRILRSGEVRVNKGRVDASYRVADGDTLRIPPIRIAERAEKVVPAATFPVVYEDDALLVINKPAGVAVHGGSGVSFGVIEQLRQAHPDWRYLELVHRLDRETSGLLMLAKKRSALTKLHDMMRDNVPDKRYLALAAGHWPENVKQVKLPLFKFHTPDGERRVKVAEGDDGQYAHTNFSIQQRYTEFTLVEAHLRTGRTHQIRVHMQANGCAIAGDEKYGDFGLNKELARRGLKRMFLHARSLTLPHPLTGAPLRLEAPLPPELEKFMKTLEPR, translated from the coding sequence ATGACAGACATTCGCAAAGATTCCGTAACCTTCCTTGAAGTGACCGCAGAAGATGCCGGCCAACGGCTGGACAATTACCTGCAGCGCCTGCTCAAGGGGGTGCCCAAGAGCCATATCTACCGCATTCTGCGCTCCGGCGAAGTCCGCGTGAACAAGGGCCGCGTCGACGCCAGCTACCGCGTGGCCGACGGCGACACCCTGCGCATCCCGCCCATCCGCATCGCCGAGCGCGCCGAAAAAGTCGTGCCGGCCGCCACTTTCCCGGTGGTTTACGAAGACGACGCGCTGCTGGTGATCAACAAACCGGCCGGCGTGGCGGTGCACGGCGGCAGCGGCGTGTCTTTCGGCGTCATCGAACAGCTGCGCCAGGCCCATCCGGACTGGCGCTACCTGGAGCTGGTGCACAGGCTGGACCGCGAGACCTCCGGCCTGTTGATGCTGGCCAAGAAACGCTCCGCGCTGACCAAGCTGCACGACATGATGCGCGACAATGTGCCGGACAAGCGCTATTTGGCATTGGCCGCCGGCCACTGGCCGGAAAACGTCAAGCAAGTAAAGCTGCCGCTGTTCAAGTTCCACACGCCGGACGGCGAACGCCGCGTGAAAGTGGCCGAAGGCGACGATGGCCAGTACGCGCACACCAATTTCTCCATCCAGCAGCGCTACACTGAATTCACCTTGGTCGAAGCCCATCTGCGCACCGGCCGCACCCACCAGATCCGCGTGCACATGCAGGCCAACGGCTGCGCCATCGCCGGCGACGAGAAGTACGGCGACTTCGGCCTGAATAAAGAGCTGGCGCGCCGCGGGCTGAAGCGGATGTTCCTGCATGCCAGAAGCCTGACCCTGCCGCACCCGCTGACTGGCGCGCCACTGAGGCTGGAAGCTCCGCTGCCGCCGGAACTGGAAAAATTCATGAAGACTCTGGAGCCGCGCTGA
- a CDS encoding HAD family hydrolase, with amino-acid sequence MREFDLVVFDWDGTLMDSTSHIVHAIQQACREMSLPVPERDAASHVIGLRLADAMRRFCPDARASELPELVDAFRRHYQANLDQVTLFDDARETLEAIRGQGVFVAIATGSSRAGLDRALGVAGIAELFDATRTVDECHSKPHPDMLLQLTDYFGVALDRTLMVGDTSHDLLMAQNAGSHGVGISHGAHDSAELLRCQPRIIVHSLAELSAWLSPKLA; translated from the coding sequence ATGCGTGAATTCGATCTGGTAGTGTTCGACTGGGACGGCACGCTGATGGATTCCACCAGCCACATCGTCCACGCCATACAGCAAGCCTGCCGGGAGATGTCGCTGCCGGTGCCGGAGCGCGACGCAGCCAGCCATGTCATCGGCCTGCGGCTGGCCGACGCGATGCGCCGCTTCTGCCCGGATGCGCGCGCATCCGAGCTGCCCGAGCTGGTGGATGCCTTCCGTCGCCACTACCAGGCGAATCTCGACCAGGTCACGCTGTTCGACGACGCCCGCGAAACGCTGGAAGCCATCCGCGGCCAAGGCGTGTTTGTCGCCATCGCCACCGGCAGCAGCCGCGCCGGCCTGGATCGCGCGCTGGGCGTAGCCGGCATAGCAGAACTATTCGACGCCACCCGCACCGTCGACGAATGCCACTCCAAGCCCCATCCCGACATGCTGCTGCAGCTGACAGACTACTTCGGCGTCGCGCTGGACCGCACCCTGATGGTGGGCGATACCAGCCACGATCTGCTGATGGCGCAAAACGCCGGCAGCCATGGCGTAGGCATCAGCCATGGCGCGCATGACAGCGCCGAGCTGCTGCGCTGCCAGCCGCGCATCATCGTTCATTCCCTGGCGGAGCTGAGCGCATGGCTGAGCCCAAAACTCGCCTGA
- a CDS encoding Rieske 2Fe-2S domain-containing protein, with product MAEPKTRLICASEALRNSGDAQRFTLELADGSRQAAFAVRYNGKVYAYLNRCCHIPVEMDLQDGRLFDLTGHYLICSMHGARYVPDSGYCSWGPCRGQSLTPLEIIEENGQVWLNVMSE from the coding sequence ATGGCTGAGCCCAAAACTCGCCTGATATGCGCCTCGGAGGCGCTGCGAAACAGCGGCGACGCGCAGCGCTTCACCCTTGAGCTGGCCGATGGCAGCCGGCAAGCCGCCTTCGCCGTCCGCTACAACGGCAAGGTCTACGCCTATCTAAACCGCTGCTGCCACATCCCGGTGGAAATGGATTTGCAGGACGGCAGACTGTTCGACCTGACCGGCCACTATCTGATCTGCAGCATGCACGGCGCCCGCTACGTGCCCGACAGCGGCTATTGCAGCTGGGGCCCTTGCCGCGGCCAAAGCCTGACCCCGCTGGAAATCATTGAAGAAAACGGCCAAGTCTGGCTCAATGTCATGTCTGAATAG
- a CDS encoding S49 family peptidase produces MNETPGWERQLLEKLAQAALIEQRRSRQWKIFFRLAWLLLIGFIAASLFIKHEDKNGDGLGGKGHTAVISLDGVISSENNTANKMDEALQQAYRDKGTRGIVIDANSPGGSPALSGMVYDEIRRQKKLHPDIPVYVAVTDVCASGCYYIASAADKIFVDKASIVGSIGVLSDGFGFTGAMEKLGIDRRLRTAGDNKAMGDPFSPLNPKHEAIRQQLLDDIHQQFIQAVRAGRGSRLKNDPQMFSGMVWIGEKAIPLGLADGYGTVASVARDVVKADKTVDFTQQDDFSSRVARRIGVQFAGGVKSLFDTQLF; encoded by the coding sequence ATGAACGAAACCCCAGGCTGGGAACGCCAGCTGCTGGAAAAACTGGCCCAAGCCGCCCTGATCGAACAAAGACGCAGCCGCCAATGGAAGATTTTCTTCCGCCTGGCCTGGCTGCTGCTGATAGGTTTCATCGCGGCCAGCCTGTTCATCAAGCACGAAGACAAGAACGGCGACGGCCTGGGCGGCAAGGGCCATACCGCGGTGATCTCGCTGGACGGCGTGATCAGCAGCGAAAACAATACCGCCAACAAGATGGACGAAGCGCTGCAACAAGCTTATCGCGACAAGGGCACGCGCGGCATCGTCATCGACGCCAACAGCCCGGGCGGCAGCCCCGCGCTGTCCGGCATGGTCTACGATGAAATCCGGCGCCAGAAAAAACTGCACCCGGACATTCCGGTTTACGTCGCGGTCACCGATGTATGCGCCTCCGGCTGCTATTACATCGCTTCGGCGGCGGACAAGATTTTCGTCGACAAGGCCAGCATCGTCGGCTCCATCGGCGTGCTGTCGGACGGCTTCGGCTTTACCGGCGCGATGGAAAAGCTGGGGATAGACCGACGGTTGCGCACCGCCGGCGACAACAAGGCGATGGGCGACCCCTTCTCCCCGCTCAACCCCAAGCACGAGGCCATCCGCCAGCAACTGCTGGACGACATCCATCAACAATTCATTCAGGCGGTGAGAGCCGGCCGCGGCAGCCGTCTGAAAAACGATCCGCAAATGTTCAGCGGCATGGTCTGGATAGGCGAAAAAGCCATTCCGCTGGGCCTGGCAGATGGCTACGGCACAGTCGCCTCGGTGGCCCGCGATGTGGTCAAGGCCGACAAAACGGTGGACTTTACGCAGCAGGACGATTTCTCCAGCCGCGTGGCCCGCCGCATCGGCGTGCAGTTCGCCGGCGGCGTCAAGTCGCTGTTCGACACGCAGCTGTTCTAA